CGCCATTGCATTGGCCCTGGCCAGCGAGCGTCCCGCCTGGCGGGTCACGGCCGTTGATCGCGTGCTGGAGGCAGTGGCCTTGGCCGAACGCAACCGCCAGCGCCTGCACCTGAACAACGCCACGGTGCTCAACAGCCATTGGTTCAGCGCCCTGCAAGGTCGTACTTATGACCTGATCATCAGTAACCCGCCCTACATCGCCGATAACGACCCGCACCTGGCGGCGGGCGATGTGCGTTTCGAACCGGCCAGCGCGCTGGTAGCGGGCCATGATGGCCTGGACGACCTGCGCTTGATCATCAAAGAGGCTCCGGCCCACTTGAATGCCGGTGGCTGGCTACTGCTCGAACACGGTTACGACCAGGCTCTGGCCGTGCGCGATCTGTTACTGAGCCAGGGCTTTGACGACGTGCATAGCCGCATCGATCTGGGCGGCCACGAACGCATCACGTTGGGGCACCGGCCGTGCTGACCGACCAAGAGCTGTTGCGCTATAGCCGACAGATTCTGTTGCAGCATGTCGACATCGACGGCCAACTGCGTCTGAAAAACGCCCGCGCGTTGATTGTCGGCCTGGGTGGCCTGGGCGCGCCCGTGGCGCTGTATCTGGCGGCCGCCGGCGTGGGCGAGTTGCATCTGGCCGACTTCGATACGGTTGACCTGACCAACCTGCAACGCCAGATCATCCATGACACCGACAGTGTCGGGCAGGCCAAGGTCGATTCGGCCATGCGCCGCCTGACGGCGATCAACCCGGACATCGCCTTGGTTCCTCATCGCCGCGCACTCGATGCGGACTCCCTGGCGGCGGCCGTGGCAGCGGTGGATGTGGTGCTCGATTGCAGCGACAACTTCTCCACCCGCGAAGCCGTCAATGCGGCCTGTGTCGCTGGCGCCACGCCCTTGATCAGCGGCGCGGCGATTCGCCTGGAGGGGCAATTGTCGGTGTTCGACCCGCGCCGCGCCGACAGCCCGTGTTACCACTGTTTATATGGGCACGGCAGCGACACCGAGCTCACCTGCAGCGAAGCCGGCGTGGTAGGGCCGCTGGTCGGTTTGGTGGGCAGCCTGCAAGCGCTGGAAGCCTTGAAGCTGCTGGCCGGCTTCGGCGAGCCGCTGGTGGGCCGCTTGTTGCTGATTGATGCCTTGACCACGCGCTTTCGCGAGTTGCGCGTCAAGCGTGACCCAGGTTGCAGCGTCTGCGGGACGCAGCATGGTTAAGGGCGCGCCGGTCGGTGTGTTCGATTCCGGTGTCGGCGGCTTGTCGGTGCTGGATGAAATCCAGCAACTATTGCCCCACGAATCACTGCTGTATGTCGCCGATGGCGGGCATATCCCCTACGGCGAGAAAACCCCCGCATTCATTCTTGAACGCTCGCGGCGGGTGGCCGAGTTTTTCCGCGCGAAAGGCGCCAAGGCATTCGTGATCGCGTGCAACACGGCCACCGTCGCGGCAGTGGCCGATTTACGCCAGGACTACCCCGACTGGTCACTGGTGGGCATGGAGCCCGCCGTCAAACCCGCCGCTGCCGCTACCCGCAGTGGTGTGGTCGGCGTGCTGGCCACCACCGGCACCCTGCAAAGCGCCAAGTTCGCAGCCTTGCTCGACCGTTTCGCCACCGATGTGCGGGTGATCACCCAGCCATGTCCGGGCCTGGTGGAATTGATTGAAACCGGCGACCTGAACAGCCCGGCCCTGCGCCAGTTGTTGCTGGGCTATATACGCCCGCTGCTCAGTGCCGGTTGCGACACCATTATCCTCGGTTGCACCCACTATCCCTTCCTCAAGCCCCTGCTGGCACAGATGCTGCCCCCCAGCATCATCCTCATCGACACCGGCGCCGCCGTGGCCCGCCAGCTCAAGCGCTTGCTGGGCGAGCGCGACCTGCTGGCGGTCGGCCCGCCCGAGCCCGCACAGTTCTGGACCAGCGGCGATGTGCGTCATCTCAGAAATATCCTACCGACACTATGGAAACATTCCGGAGTTGTGCGAAGCTTCGATTCGTGAAAATTTCGTGAAACGTCGCTGAACTTCTGGCTGTGGGTCAGCTTCTATAGCGAGATGGCCTGTACAAAACCATACAACTTCGTTTTCAAAGGATTGTTTCTTATGAAGCGCTTGTTCTGTTTGGCTGCAATCGCAGCCGTAGTGGTGGGACACTCGGTTTCAGCCCAGGCTGCCGGCCTGGAATTGGGGGTGGGAAGCACCAGCGACTCCACCATGACCTATCGGTTGGGGCTGACTTCGGAGTGGGATAAAAGCTGGTGGCAAAGCGACGTGGGCCGGTTGACCGGCTACTGGAGCGGCGCCTACACCTACTGGGATGGCGACGAGCGTGCCGGTGCCAGCAGCCTGTCGTTTTCGCCGGTGTTTGTGTACGAGTTTGCCGGGCAATCGGTCAAACCCTACATCGAAGCCGGGATCGGCGTGGCGGTGTTCTCCCGTACCCAACTGGAAGACAACAACATCGGGCAGGCCTTCCAGTTCGAAGACCGCCTGGGGTTCGGCCTGCGGTTTACCGGTGGACATGAAGTGGGCATTCGCGCCACGCACTACTCCAACGCCGGCATCAGCAGTCATAACGATGGGGTCGAGAGCTACTCGCTGCACTACACCCTGCCGTTGTAATTCCTCACAACACTGCAGGTCTCCTGTGGGAGGGAGCAAGCCCCCTCCCACATTTGATCTCCATAAGTTTTAGATCAGCGGTAGGCCGTGGCGATTCCTTCGCGCTCTTCCAGGCATTCCGGCGCGCCCATCTCGAACTCCCGGCAAATCAGCGGCCGCCGTTCATAAATCGTACACATCATCGTGTCCCGATCCAGCGCCGCGCACCAGCCGTCGTCCAGGCGCAGCATCACTTCGCCGCCCCAATCGTCCGTGTCGATATAGCGCTCCGGCACGCCGGTGTCGGTGATCAACATGACTTCCAGCTGGCAGCAGCAGGCGGCGCACGTTGAGCAGGTGACGGCGGGTTCGGTGATTTGGGTGTGGGGGATGTTGGTCATAGGCGCGCAGTGTAAGGCAAGCCGATGCTGTGCGTATGAATGCTCTGACGGACGTCAGCGCGCCAGCCGGTGTAGCCCGACGAAAACCCAGGCCCAGATGACGGCCAACCCGGCCATCGTCGGCCCCAGGCCGAAACCGAACTGCACGCCTGCCAGCTGGCTCCCGGCGTAGTAGGACAACGGCCCCCCCATCGCGCCGAGCAGGGCGGCGCGCCACCAGGGCCGAGCGCTCCAGGCCAGGCAATGATGCAACGTGGTCGCCAGCAACGCCCACAGCAACATCAGCCAAAACGGAATCAATGGCCCCGGTTCGCTGAAGTGGAACACGCCCAGGCTACGTAGCAGCGTGTCCAGCAGCGTGCCTGCCAGCGTGACGCTGATAATCAACACGCCATCCTCGGCGGCCGAACTTATCCACAACAGGTGAATGACCAGCGCCGCCACCCCCACCAGCAGCCACAGGCTGTCACCGCCGAGCACACAGGCAAACCAGCCGCACTGGAACAGCACGGCATTGGCCAGGTTTTTAAGCATCGAAGCGTCCCAGCAGCGGCGGGTTGATCGCCGAGGGCTTGGCCAACAGCAATTGCGCGGTGCCGATGGTGCGCTCCATAAAGCCGCCTTCGCAGTAGCACAGGTAAAACTCCCACAGCCGCAGGAAGTACTCGTCATAGCCCAGTTCCGCGAGGCGGCCGTGGGCGCGGCGAAAGTTCTCACGCCACAGGCGCAGGGTTCGCGCGTAATGCAGGCCGAAATCTTCCATGTGCAGCAGGTTCATATCGGTGTCACGGCTGACGATATGCAGCATGTTCTGCACGCTCGGCAGCGCGCCACCGGGGAAGATGTAGCGCTGGATAAAGTCGACGCTGTTCTTGGCCTGCTCGAACCGCTGGTCGCGGATGGTGATGGCTTGCAGCAGCATCAAGCCGTCGTTCCTGAGCAGATGCGCGCATTGTTTGAAGTAGGTCGGCAGAAAGCGATGGCCCACCGCTTCGATCATCTCGATGGACACCAGCTTGTCGTACTGGCCGGTCAGGTCGCGATAGTCCTGCAGCAACAGCGTGACCTGGCCGTGCAAGCCCAAGGCTTCGATGCGCCGTTCGGTGTAGGCGAATTGCTCCTTGGACAGCGTCGTGGTGGTGACCTTGCAGCCGTAATGCTGCGCCGCATATAGCGCCATGCTGCCCCAACCGGTGCCGATTTCCAGCAAGTGGTCGGTGGGTTTGAGCGCGAGTTTCTGGCAGATGCGCTCCAGTTTGTTCAGTTGCGCTTGTTCCAGCGTGTCGTCGGCGCTCAAGAATTGCGCCGCCGAATACATCATGGTCGGGTCGAGAAACTCTTCGAACAGGTCATTGCCCAGGTCGTAGTGGGCGGCGATGTTTTTCTGCGAGCCCTTGCGTGTATTGCGGTTCAACCAGTGCAGGCCTTGGGTCAATGGCCGAGCCAGGCGCGCCAGGCCACCTTCCATTGCGTCGAGTACGTCCAGGTTGCTGACCATCACGCGCACCACGGCGGTCAGGTCCGGGCTGGTCCAGTACCCATGGATAAACGCTTCGCCGGCGCCAATGGAACCGTTGGCTGCCACCAGGCCCCACACGGCCGGGTCGAGGATCTGGATCTCTCCCAGCAAATGCGCTTCCCGTGCGCCGAATATTTGCCGTTCGCCGTCTTCAATCACCACCAGTTGGCCGTGGCGCAATTGGCTGAGTTGACGCAGCACACCCTTGCGCAGCAGCGCGGTGGTCATGCCGTTGACGTTCAGGCGGTTGGCCTTGACCGATAAGCTAGGGGGTTTCATGGCGGCGATCCTTGGTGTAACCGACGGCTGTGCGAGAGGCGCCATCGGCGGCCCGGTGGGGAAAAATCGGTGTGCGTTTGAGCAGCAGGCGCAGCGCCTGCCAATAAATCGCCAGGCAGGTCTTGGCGGTCATCCACGGAAAACGCCACAAGTAGCGATGCAGGCTGGCGCGGTTCAGTGTGTGTTTTTGCAGGCTCAGGGTGGCGTCGAAGATTTTCAGCTCGCCCTGCCAGTCGGCCATGTGCACGCCGAGCCGGGCAGCGGGTGGGCTGAAGCTCATGCGGTATTCCAGGTCGCGCGGTAAAAACGGCGACACATGAAAGGCCTTGGCCACGGCGAAATGCTGGTGTTCATCCGCGCCCAGGGCTTGGGCCGGCAGCACGTAGTGGTAGCGCTCGCGCCATGGGGTGTTGGTCACTTCACAGAGGATCGCGGCCAATTGCCCATCGGCCTCGAAGCAATAGAAGAAACTCACTGGGTTAAAAGCCAGGCCCCAACTGCGGGCCTGGGTCAGCAGGCAGATAACGCCCTGGGGCGCATGCCCAAGGGCCTTGCCGACTTCCTGGCGCACGGCATCGCTCAAACTCATGCCGTGGCGCGTCAATTCACGCAGGTAATCCTGCTGGCGAAAGCCAAAAGGCGCGAACAGGCTGCGTCCGGCCAGGGGCGATAGCCCAAGTACGTGCTCTTCTTCGCTTAGATCCAGGTACAGCAGGCCGATGCGGTAGCGAAAGGCGTGGGCCCTGGGCGCAAACCGGCGATGGGCGATCCAGCCGCTGTACAAGGCACTGTTCACAGGGCCTCTCCAAAGGCTCGGGCTACGCGCAAGGCGCTGACCACGCCGTCTTCATGGAAACCATTGGCCCAATAGGCGCCGCAATAAAAGGTGTTTTGCGCGCCCGCCAGTTCTTCCCAGCGGTTTTGCGCGGCCACCGCCGCCAGGCTGTATTGCGGGTGGGCATAGGTGTAGCGCGCAAGGATCTTCAACGGGTTGATCATGGCTGTCTGGTTCAGGCTCACGCAAAAGGTCGTGGCGCTGTCGATGCCTTGCAGGATGTTCATGTCATAGGTCACGGCCGCCTGGGCCTGGGCAGGGCCGCTCAGCCGGTAGTTCCAGCTGGCCCATGCCAGTTTGCGGTCGGGCAACAGGCGTGTATCGGTGTGCAGCACCACGTCGTTGTCAGCGTAGGGCAGGGCACCGAGGATCTCCTGCTCGGCCTGGCTTGGGTCGCCGAGCAACGCCAGTGCCTGGTCGCTGTGACAGGCAAACACCACGTTGTCGTACGCCTCGGTGCCGGCCGCGCTGTGGATAATCACCCCGTCTGCGTTGCGCTCAACCCGGTGTACCGGGCAATTGAGGCGTACCTGCTCGCGAAAGCTGCGGGTCAACGGTTCGATATAGCAGGAGGAGCCGCCTTCGATCACGCACCACTGCGGGCGATTGTTGACCGAGAGCAAACCGTGGTTCTTGAAGAAGCGGACGAAAAACTGCAAGGGAAAGCCCAGCATGTCGGCCAGGGACATCGACCAGATCGCCGCGCCCATCGGCACGATGTAATGCCGCACAAAGCGCTCGCCGTAGCCGCCGGCGGCAAGGTAATCGCCCAAGGTCATCTCGGCGCTGATGCGCTGCTCTTGCAAGTCTCGCGGCGCCTCGCGGTTGAAGCGCAAAATATCGCGCAACATGCCCCAGAAGCCCGGCGACAAGAGATTGCGCCGCTGCGCGAACAGGCTATTGAGGTTGTT
This region of Pseudomonas asgharzadehiana genomic DNA includes:
- a CDS encoding DUF1365 domain-containing protein, which encodes MNSALYSGWIAHRRFAPRAHAFRYRIGLLYLDLSEEEHVLGLSPLAGRSLFAPFGFRQQDYLRELTRHGMSLSDAVRQEVGKALGHAPQGVICLLTQARSWGLAFNPVSFFYCFEADGQLAAILCEVTNTPWRERYHYVLPAQALGADEHQHFAVAKAFHVSPFLPRDLEYRMSFSPPAARLGVHMADWQGELKIFDATLSLQKHTLNRASLHRYLWRFPWMTAKTCLAIYWQALRLLLKRTPIFPHRAADGASRTAVGYTKDRRHETP
- a CDS encoding NAD(P)/FAD-dependent oxidoreductase; translation: MKIAIIGSGIAGLTSAYLLSRRHDITVFEAGDRIGGHTHTVNVTVEGKGYAVDTGFIVFNDWTYPNFIRLLGQIGVTFKPTEMSFSVCDESTQFEYNGNNLNSLFAQRRNLLSPGFWGMLRDILRFNREAPRDLQEQRISAEMTLGDYLAAGGYGERFVRHYIVPMGAAIWSMSLADMLGFPLQFFVRFFKNHGLLSVNNRPQWCVIEGGSSCYIEPLTRSFREQVRLNCPVHRVERNADGVIIHSAAGTEAYDNVVFACHSDQALALLGDPSQAEQEILGALPYADNDVVLHTDTRLLPDRKLAWASWNYRLSGPAQAQAAVTYDMNILQGIDSATTFCVSLNQTAMINPLKILARYTYAHPQYSLAAVAAQNRWEELAGAQNTFYCGAYWANGFHEDGVVSALRVARAFGEAL
- a CDS encoding SAM-dependent methyltransferase, yielding MKPPSLSVKANRLNVNGMTTALLRKGVLRQLSQLRHGQLVVIEDGERQIFGAREAHLLGEIQILDPAVWGLVAANGSIGAGEAFIHGYWTSPDLTAVVRVMVSNLDVLDAMEGGLARLARPLTQGLHWLNRNTRKGSQKNIAAHYDLGNDLFEEFLDPTMMYSAAQFLSADDTLEQAQLNKLERICQKLALKPTDHLLEIGTGWGSMALYAAQHYGCKVTTTTLSKEQFAYTERRIEALGLHGQVTLLLQDYRDLTGQYDKLVSIEMIEAVGHRFLPTYFKQCAHLLRNDGLMLLQAITIRDQRFEQAKNSVDFIQRYIFPGGALPSVQNMLHIVSRDTDMNLLHMEDFGLHYARTLRLWRENFRRAHGRLAELGYDEYFLRLWEFYLCYCEGGFMERTIGTAQLLLAKPSAINPPLLGRFDA
- the prmC gene encoding peptide chain release factor N(5)-glutamine methyltransferase; this encodes MTIIASLLRAADLPDSPTARLDAELLLAAALGKSRSYLHTWPEKIVSSEDALTFAGYLQRRRAGEPVAYILGQQGFWKLDLEVAPHTLIPRPDTELLVEAALELLPATPTQVLDLGTGSGAIALALASERPAWRVTAVDRVLEAVALAERNRQRLHLNNATVLNSHWFSALQGRTYDLIISNPPYIADNDPHLAAGDVRFEPASALVAGHDGLDDLRLIIKEAPAHLNAGGWLLLEHGYDQALAVRDLLLSQGFDDVHSRIDLGGHERITLGHRPC
- a CDS encoding acyloxyacyl hydrolase, which encodes MKRLFCLAAIAAVVVGHSVSAQAAGLELGVGSTSDSTMTYRLGLTSEWDKSWWQSDVGRLTGYWSGAYTYWDGDERAGASSLSFSPVFVYEFAGQSVKPYIEAGIGVAVFSRTQLEDNNIGQAFQFEDRLGFGLRFTGGHEVGIRATHYSNAGISSHNDGVESYSLHYTLPL
- a CDS encoding molybdopterin-synthase adenylyltransferase MoeB yields the protein MLTDQELLRYSRQILLQHVDIDGQLRLKNARALIVGLGGLGAPVALYLAAAGVGELHLADFDTVDLTNLQRQIIHDTDSVGQAKVDSAMRRLTAINPDIALVPHRRALDADSLAAAVAAVDVVLDCSDNFSTREAVNAACVAGATPLISGAAIRLEGQLSVFDPRRADSPCYHCLYGHGSDTELTCSEAGVVGPLVGLVGSLQALEALKLLAGFGEPLVGRLLLIDALTTRFRELRVKRDPGCSVCGTQHG
- the murI gene encoding glutamate racemase — its product is MVKGAPVGVFDSGVGGLSVLDEIQQLLPHESLLYVADGGHIPYGEKTPAFILERSRRVAEFFRAKGAKAFVIACNTATVAAVADLRQDYPDWSLVGMEPAVKPAAAATRSGVVGVLATTGTLQSAKFAALLDRFATDVRVITQPCPGLVELIETGDLNSPALRQLLLGYIRPLLSAGCDTIILGCTHYPFLKPLLAQMLPPSIILIDTGAAVARQLKRLLGERDLLAVGPPEPAQFWTSGDVRHLRNILPTLWKHSGVVRSFDS
- a CDS encoding DUF2878 domain-containing protein translates to MLKNLANAVLFQCGWFACVLGGDSLWLLVGVAALVIHLLWISSAAEDGVLIISVTLAGTLLDTLLRSLGVFHFSEPGPLIPFWLMLLWALLATTLHHCLAWSARPWWRAALLGAMGGPLSYYAGSQLAGVQFGFGLGPTMAGLAVIWAWVFVGLHRLAR
- a CDS encoding YkgJ family cysteine cluster protein; its protein translation is MTNIPHTQITEPAVTCSTCAACCCQLEVMLITDTGVPERYIDTDDWGGEVMLRLDDGWCAALDRDTMMCTIYERRPLICREFEMGAPECLEEREGIATAYR